Proteins from a single region of Parambassis ranga chromosome 16, fParRan2.1, whole genome shotgun sequence:
- the LOC114448806 gene encoding amine sulfotransferase-like, with the protein MELNDAEKNPTLVPHRGFNLISGTHDPDDVDQIYNLEIRDSDVFVVTYPKSGTIWMQQILLLLEAKGDVSAINHLNNHSNGDLIPWIELNGNRQAFITAPSPRLRVTHLQHQFLPPALSQKKGKVIYVARNPKDVLVSYFHFHKLANMLETPKDFDDFFEKFMRGDVFGCSWFEHIKTWYSHKDDMNMLFITYEEMIQDLHSAVEKISSFLGKELTDEQLASVVKHSTFNNMRKIPQASYEKVPDDLLSHQNGRFMRKGIIGDWRNHFTQAQNERFDQVFLREMEDFPLTFTWDMGHTD; encoded by the exons ATGGAGTTAAATGATGCAGAGAAAAATCCCACACTGGTGCCACACAGAGGCTTCAATTTGATCAGCGGGACTCACGATCCAGATGATGTGGACCAGATTTACAACCTGGAGATCAGAGACTCTGATGTCTTTGTTGTCACATACCCCAAATCAG GGACCATCTGGATGCAGCAGATCCTGCTTCTCCTGGAAGCGAAGGGAGACGTGTCGGCCATCAATCACCTCAACAACCACTCCAACGGAGACCTCATCCCCTGGATCGAGTTGAACGGCAACAGACAGGCGTTCATCACCGCTCCATCCCCCAGGCTGAGGGTCACCCATCTGCAGCACCAGTTCCTGCCCCCTGCTCTGAGCCAGAAGAAGGGAAAG GTGATCTACGTGGCCAGAAACCCCAAAGACGTCCTGGTCTCTTACTTCCACTTCCATAAGCTGGCCAACATGTTGGAAACACCGAAGGACTTTGATGACTTCTTTGAGAAGTTCATGCGAGGAGACG TGTTTGGCTGCAGCTGGTTCGAGCACATCAAGACCTGGTACTCACACAAAGATGACATGAACATGCTGTTCATTACCTATGAAGAAATGATCCAG GACTTGCACTCAGCTGTGGAGAAGATCTCCTCGTTCCTGGGTAAAGAGCTGACGGACGAGCAGCTGGCCAGCGTGGTTAAACACAGCACCTTCAACAACATGAGGAAGATCCCCCAGGCCAGCTATGAGAAGGTGCCAGACGACCTGCTCAGCCACCAGAATGGAAGGTTCATGAGGAAAG GCATCATCGGGGACTGGAGGAACCACTTCACCCAGGCCCAGAACGAGCGCTTTGACCAGGTCTTCCTCAGAGAGATGGAGGACTTCCCTCTGACCTTCACCTGGGACATGGGCCACACTGACTGA